From the Micromonospora echinofusca genome, the window ACAGCGCCACCACGATCTGCAACCTGGTACGCGGCCAGTCGGACCCGTTCGTCAACGCGTGGACGACGCACCGCGGGCTCCGGCTCTGGGTCAAGGCCGCCGCCCGGCCGACCCGGGCGCACGGCGGCACGCCCGGCCGGATCGTCAAGGCCGACTACGGCGGCGTGGTCGTCGCCAGCGGCGGCCCGGGCGACGGCGACGACCGTGGGGTGGTGCTGCTCCAGGTCAGCACCGAGACCGGCCCACCCGTGCGCGCCCTCGACTACTTCACCACCTTCGGCGAGTACCTTCACTGACACGGTGACCGGGGGCGCCGGTCATCGCGCTACGACGATGACGGGAGAGGTCGGATGATCGGTCGACTGCACTCGGTGGTGCTGGACTGTCCGGACGCCGAGAAGTTGGCGGAGTTCTACGTCGAGCTGACCGGCCTGGAATGGGCCGACAGCGACGGGTACTGGGTGACGTTGAAGGGCTCGGACGGGCATCCCCGCCTCTGCCTGCAGAGCGTCGCCGACTACCAGCCGCCGCAGTGGCCGGATCCGACCTTCCCGCAGCAGGCCCACCTCGACGTGGAGGTGGACGACATCCAGGAGGCCGAGCAGGCCGTGCTCCGGCTGGGTGCCACCCTGCTGCGCGGTGGCGGGAGCCGCAACCACGGCTTCCGGGTCTACGCCGACCCGGTGGGGCACCCGTTCTGCCTGGTGTGGGGTCAGGACTGACGCCATGACCAACCAGGACCAGGCGGTGGAGTTCCGCCGTACCGCGGGCGCGTTCGCCACCGGCGTCGGCATCGTCAGCAGCGTGCACGACGACATTCCGCTGGCGATGACGGTCAACTCGTTCACCACCGTGTCGCTGCACCCCACCCTGGTCCTGACCTGCCTGAAGCACCGGAGTCGACTGCTCGCCCAGATCCGCGACTCCGGCATCTTCGCGGTCACCGTGCTGGCGGCGGACCAACGGGACGTCGCCCGTTGGTTCGCCGACGCCCGGCGGCCCTCCGGCGCGGCCGCGTTCGCTGGCGTCCGGGTGCACCGGGCGCCGGCGACCGGCTGCCTCGTGTTCAGCGAGGGGCTGGCCTACTTCGACTGCCGGGTGCGCGACCTCTCCGACCAGGGCGACCACTCGGTGGTCATCGGGGAGGCGGTGTCCTACGGCGCCCTGCACCCGACCAAGGCGCCGCTGCTCTACCTGCACGGGTCGTACCGGTCGATCGCGGCGGCGCCCTCGGCGGCGTCCGCCGCGTAGCGGGCGGAGGCGGCCACCCGCCTCCACCGGCGCGCTCGCCCACCGTCCGCTCTTCCACCTCGTCCTCGACGACGGCCGGTACGAGTCCACCGGAGGCCAGAGCGTCCCGTCGCGACGCATCAACTTCACCGCACTCGCCGAAGCCGCCGGATACACCGGTGTCTGGCACGTCGACGACCTGAGCAAGTTCAAGGAGTTGCTGCACAGCGAGCTGAGCACGTGCGCGACCGCCACGTTCGTGCACTGCGGGCTCATCGAACAGGACGACGCCGGCGCGCCGCCGAGAATCGAAGCCGAACTCGCGCAGCACCAGCTCCGGTCAGCGGACACCTCGCCGCGCGCCGGTGACCACCGGCCGACGCCTAGGCCGCTGAGGCCACCCGTCGGCAGTCGTTCCGTGGATGGTCCGTGGCGGTCCGGGCCATCCACGGACCGGGCTGCGACCGACGGTGCAGGAATTGATGCAGTACGGCCAGCCGGCCGTGCCCCTGCCCAAGCGATTCCGGGAGTACCCCCGAGTCGACCGTTGGAGGATGACGGGACGGCGCTGTGCGGCCCACTTCATTAGGGTGGACGGTTGGATCGCCGACCCACCGGAGGTCGCTTGTTGTCCGAAACACCGGACGCCGGACCCTATCTCCGCAGCTACGACCCGGTGATCATGCCCGATCACCTGACCTGGCCAGAGGCCGATCCGGCCCGGAATCCGTTCGACCCGGACGCCGCCCCGGCCGTCATCCGGTCGCTGCCGGCCGCCGCAACTGTCCCCACCCGGCCACCTGGCCGCTCCGGCAGACCGGAGGTGTACGACTGGGGACAGCAGCAGGGCACCCGGTGGGCCGATCAGATGAGCTTCGCGATCGTCGGTCGTTACGGACGCTGGGCGTCGGGCTGGCGGTGGGGTGTCGGCGAGGCGGACTTCAACGGCGGCCCCGTCCATGCCTGGTGCTGCCCGACCGACAGCATGGGTGGCCCGGAGCAGACGCTCGGCGTGGTCACCGAGTCTCTGGTGGAGTGGCGGGGGTGGCTGGAGGAACTGTCCGAACGCTTCGACCGGTTCCTGCCGTCACTCGCCGCCGACCCGGCCGACCCAGATGTCTGGGAACGTGCGGTGCGCCATCTCGTTACCGTGGTGGTCGACCGGACCTGTGCCGACGGCGCCTGGGAATGGCACTGCCGGCAGGTGCTCGGCTGGTTTCTCGGCCTGACGGACGTACCGCCAGAACGACACAGGCCGCTGCTCGACCATTCGATCGACGGCCGTTTCGACGACTTTCGCGCCCCGTCGAACCTCCTGATCCTGGACGTCGCCGAGCGATTCGGCCGGGCGGTAACCGGTCGGTGATCATGTCGATCGCCGGCGGGTGCGTGGCGTCCGACGGCGTGCACAGGAGGTGATCCTTCCAAGTTCACCGTCGCTCAGCCGATCCCACGATCGCCTCGGCCGTCGTTGTGCGGCTGGTCTTCGCCGGTCCCAACGAGGTCACCGGACGACTCAACCAGATCGATGAAGCGTCGAAAGATCGGCCACGGAATCCGCGCGTCACCGACCTGCACCAGCACACGATGTGCCGGCTGCGGCGTGAACGGGCCGTCATCCGGGGTTGCGTCAGGGATGACGACCGCGACATGCCCGCCCGCCTCCGACATGCCGGTCAGCTCGTACCGCCAGGCGTCGTCGGGCAGGCTGCCGGGTCCGTTAGGAGTTGTTATACGCCGACCGGGCTGCCGGCGCCAGCCGGTGGGTCGGTGCGACCCCGGGCCTGCCGGGCCCGCCAGGAGCGCTCGACCAGCGCCACGACAAGTAGCCAGATCCCCATCCCCGAGCCGACCCAGATGCGTCGCATCGGAGCGAACGCTTCGGCGTCCCTGGCCCAGTCCCGCTCTTCGAGGTAGACGACGGTCATCCTCTCCCCGACCCCGGGAGTCCCCTTCCAGGCCCACAGCTCCGTCTCGTGCCCCGAGGCGAGCCGGACCCGGACGAGGTCGGAGCGACCGACGTGCCGTGCCCTGACGACCTCGGCCGGCGTGCTGACGCCGTTCGCGCTGAGATAGAGGCCCTGGCCGATGGTAACCAGCGCCCAAGTGACCAGCAGCGCACCGCTGAGCACGAGTGCCAGCATCCGCCGTCTCGGGTTGGCGGTGAACGGGCCTGACGTCGACGCAGGCTGAGG encodes:
- a CDS encoding flavin reductase family protein; this encodes MTNQDQAVEFRRTAGAFATGVGIVSSVHDDIPLAMTVNSFTTVSLHPTLVLTCLKHRSRLLAQIRDSGIFAVTVLAADQRDVARWFADARRPSGAAAFAGVRVHRAPATGCLVFSEGLAYFDCRVRDLSDQGDHSVVIGEAVSYGALHPTKAPLLYLHGSYRSIAAAPSAASAA
- a CDS encoding VOC family protein gives rise to the protein MIGRLHSVVLDCPDAEKLAEFYVELTGLEWADSDGYWVTLKGSDGHPRLCLQSVADYQPPQWPDPTFPQQAHLDVEVDDIQEAEQAVLRLGATLLRGGGSRNHGFRVYADPVGHPFCLVWGQD